One Mycolicibacterium pulveris genomic region harbors:
- a CDS encoding TspO/MBR family protein, with translation MRIKTLGAAAAAVTATALVGGAATGRTPRSSWFKKLRKPPYQPPSTVFPVVWPLLYADIALVSAQALDDSRGVTDDARRTAFASALSINLILNAGWSWVFFNQRRLGLAAVTAAALTASSVDLTRRATAVSGKNALVLAPYPAWCAFATALSTHIWLLNRHR, from the coding sequence TTGCGTATCAAGACACTTGGGGCAGCTGCGGCCGCCGTCACCGCTACCGCCCTCGTCGGCGGTGCGGCCACGGGGCGCACCCCCCGGTCATCGTGGTTCAAGAAGCTGCGCAAACCGCCCTACCAACCACCGAGCACCGTGTTCCCGGTGGTATGGCCGTTGCTCTACGCCGATATCGCCCTGGTCTCCGCGCAGGCGCTCGATGACAGCCGCGGCGTCACCGACGACGCCCGGCGCACGGCCTTCGCCTCGGCGTTGTCGATCAACCTGATCCTCAACGCGGGCTGGTCGTGGGTCTTCTTCAACCAGCGACGACTCGGGTTGGCCGCGGTGACCGCGGCCGCGTTGACCGCGAGCAGCGTGGATCTGACGCGAAGGGCCACCGCGGTCAGCGGGAAGAACGCGCTGGTGCTCGCGCCCTACCCGGCGTGGTGCGCGTTCGCGACCGCCCTGTCCACGCACATCTGGCTGCTGAATCGACACCGGTAG
- the mbp1 gene encoding microaggregate-binding protein 1 yields MTEKNSGPEEGIKGAVEDVKGKAKEAVGTVTGRDDMVREGKAQQDKADAQQDAAKKEAEAESARGGAKAAEERQKSEQ; encoded by the coding sequence ATGACCGAGAAGAACAGCGGCCCTGAAGAAGGCATCAAGGGCGCCGTGGAAGACGTCAAGGGCAAGGCGAAGGAAGCGGTCGGCACCGTGACCGGTCGCGACGACATGGTGCGTGAGGGTAAGGCCCAGCAGGACAAGGCCGACGCCCAGCAGGACGCGGCGAAGAAGGAAGCCGAGGCCGAGTCGGCGCGCGGCGGTGCGAAGGCCGCCGAGGAGCGTCAGAAGTCCGAGCAGTAG
- the usfY gene encoding protein UsfY, giving the protein MKSPNDPVDHSRTTRPHAGETMKDSKNMPALVVLGLALVAFVAALAAHATTHHNMGVTLGCISAGLFIVSLGWLAIEHLRVRKIEERWHSEHPDAQRQRPSS; this is encoded by the coding sequence ATGAAAAGCCCGAACGATCCTGTCGATCATTCACGTACGACGCGTCCGCACGCCGGCGAGACCATGAAGGACAGCAAGAACATGCCGGCGCTGGTGGTGCTCGGCCTGGCGCTGGTCGCCTTCGTTGCAGCCTTGGCCGCGCACGCCACCACCCACCACAACATGGGCGTCACGCTGGGCTGCATTTCTGCAGGCCTGTTCATCGTGTCGCTCGGCTGGCTGGCGATCGAGCATTTGCGAGTGCGAAAGATCGAAGAACGTTGGCACTCAGAGCATCCCGATGCCCAGCGCCAGCGGCCCAGCAGTTAG
- a CDS encoding PAS and ANTAR domain-containing protein, with translation MADDLVDFDGQTSVEHALGGGDPHRVGWFRFYFADERWEWSPQVQRMHGYEPGTVEPTTDLVLSHKHPDDYGQVAATLNEIKRTAGVFSTRHRIIDTHGETHHVVVVGDQILDDAGEVIGTQGFYVDVTPEMTERQNKMVTAAVAEIAEARSVIEQVKGMLMLVYRINAESAFELLKWRSQETNTKLRLLAEQIAKDFLELTYDEELPPRSAYDKLLLTAHYRVQS, from the coding sequence ATGGCTGATGACCTGGTCGACTTCGATGGGCAGACGTCCGTCGAACACGCCCTTGGTGGCGGAGACCCGCACCGGGTCGGCTGGTTCCGCTTCTACTTCGCCGACGAGCGGTGGGAATGGTCACCGCAAGTACAGCGAATGCACGGGTACGAGCCGGGCACGGTCGAGCCAACGACGGATCTGGTGCTGTCGCACAAGCATCCAGACGACTACGGTCAGGTGGCCGCGACGCTGAACGAGATCAAGCGCACCGCCGGCGTCTTCTCCACCCGACATCGGATCATCGACACCCACGGCGAGACACATCACGTCGTCGTGGTCGGCGACCAGATCCTCGACGACGCCGGCGAAGTGATCGGCACCCAGGGCTTCTACGTGGACGTGACGCCGGAGATGACCGAGCGTCAGAACAAGATGGTCACCGCCGCGGTCGCGGAGATCGCCGAGGCGCGCAGCGTCATCGAACAGGTCAAGGGCATGTTGATGCTCGTGTACCGGATCAACGCCGAGTCGGCGTTCGAGCTGCTCAAGTGGCGCTCGCAGGAGACCAACACGAAGCTGCGACTCCTTGCCGAGCAAATCGCAAAGGACTTTTTGGAGCTCACCTACGACGAGGAACTGCCGCCGCGGTCCGCCTACGACAAATTGCTGTTGACCGCGCATTATCGCGTCCAATCCTGA
- a CDS encoding GH1 family beta-glucosidase: protein MPVAPTDSPTAGRRYPDEFFWGTATAAFQIEGAWNEDGKGPSIWDTFGHAGKIRDGSTGDVTVDHYHRYQQDVQLMKAIGATAYRFSISWPRIFPDGTGQPNPKGLDFYRRLVDELLENGIEPFATLYHWDLPQALQDKGGWQSRDTAKAFGDYAGYLAAQLSDRMRHVFTINEFSSFVELGYGRGMLAPGLQLPPAGVNQVRHHAVLGHGLAVQAIRAQARAGTKVGPAEQIIGTAPIIETPENIRAAATALRDFNAGYMTVMMEGRYPDAFLTGHGADAPKFTSEDLQIIGSPVDFIGTNIYMVHAFVQASDSEPGYEVVAGSSMVPPPARPYQPAHARAQYPNSEIALRLSPESMYWGTRLLVDVWNAKEIFITENGMPTTAEEDAEGFDTGRIIWLRAYLTELQRATADGVPVRGYFHWSLMDNLEWGAGMQPKFGLYRVDLATQQRIPKLSATWFREVARHNAVV, encoded by the coding sequence ATGCCTGTGGCACCGACGGATTCGCCGACGGCCGGACGCCGCTACCCCGACGAGTTCTTTTGGGGCACAGCCACAGCGGCCTTCCAGATCGAAGGCGCCTGGAACGAGGACGGCAAAGGCCCGTCGATCTGGGACACCTTCGGTCATGCCGGCAAGATCAGGGACGGTTCGACCGGCGACGTGACCGTCGACCACTATCACCGATACCAACAGGACGTCCAACTGATGAAGGCGATCGGCGCGACGGCCTACCGATTCTCGATCTCGTGGCCCCGCATCTTCCCCGACGGCACCGGGCAGCCGAACCCGAAAGGTCTGGACTTTTATCGCCGCCTGGTCGACGAGTTGCTCGAAAACGGCATCGAGCCGTTCGCGACGCTGTATCACTGGGATCTGCCGCAGGCGCTGCAGGACAAGGGCGGATGGCAGTCGCGCGACACCGCCAAGGCGTTCGGCGATTATGCCGGCTACCTCGCCGCGCAGCTCAGCGACCGGATGCGGCACGTCTTCACGATCAACGAGTTCTCCAGCTTCGTGGAACTCGGATACGGGAGGGGCATGCTCGCTCCCGGTCTGCAGCTGCCTCCCGCTGGGGTCAACCAAGTTCGTCACCATGCCGTTCTGGGCCACGGCCTTGCCGTCCAGGCGATTCGCGCTCAGGCCCGCGCCGGGACCAAAGTCGGGCCGGCGGAACAGATCATCGGCACAGCTCCCATCATCGAGACGCCCGAGAACATCCGGGCCGCCGCGACCGCATTGCGGGACTTCAACGCGGGCTACATGACCGTGATGATGGAGGGCCGTTACCCCGACGCGTTCCTCACCGGGCACGGGGCGGACGCGCCGAAGTTCACCTCCGAGGACCTGCAGATCATCGGTAGCCCGGTGGACTTCATCGGCACGAACATCTACATGGTCCACGCCTTCGTCCAGGCATCCGACTCCGAGCCCGGGTACGAAGTGGTCGCGGGAAGCTCCATGGTGCCTCCGCCGGCGCGGCCCTATCAGCCGGCACATGCCCGCGCCCAGTATCCGAACTCAGAAATCGCGTTGAGGCTCAGCCCGGAGTCGATGTACTGGGGGACGCGCCTGCTGGTCGACGTCTGGAACGCCAAGGAGATCTTTATCACCGAGAACGGCATGCCGACGACCGCCGAGGAGGACGCCGAGGGGTTCGACACCGGCCGCATCATCTGGCTGCGCGCTTACCTGACAGAGCTACAGCGGGCGACCGCCGACGGGGTGCCGGTGCGTGGCTACTTCCACTGGAGCCTGATGGACAACCTCGAGTGGGGCGCGGGCATGCAACCGAAGTTCGGGCTCTATCGCGTCGACCTTGCCACCCAGCAACGGATTCCGAAACTCAGCGCCACGTGGTTTCGCGAAGTCGCCCGCCACAACGCCGTCGTGTAG
- a CDS encoding restriction endonuclease, with protein sequence MRLRLYLLTGVVAGVGTYLLGLDVGWSVAVGVAAPLVVAAAPAFLAGTLAGLRTPHDPAEAMSGTEFEDHVARIARSCGLPVIMTSLTGDWGVDIIAGKRPNRLAIQCKRQSRPVGAAAVQEVVAGAPMQDCAKTMVVTNNDFTPAARKLAELHGCELVSGTELRRLPATIRRLTLPAAPTEIS encoded by the coding sequence GTGAGGTTGCGGCTGTACTTGCTCACGGGTGTCGTCGCCGGCGTCGGCACATATCTGCTCGGCCTCGACGTCGGCTGGAGCGTGGCCGTCGGCGTGGCCGCACCGCTGGTCGTGGCGGCAGCGCCGGCGTTCCTCGCCGGTACCTTGGCCGGGCTGCGGACCCCGCACGATCCCGCCGAAGCCATGTCCGGCACCGAGTTCGAGGACCACGTCGCGCGGATCGCGCGGTCCTGCGGGCTGCCGGTCATCATGACGTCGCTGACCGGCGACTGGGGCGTCGACATCATCGCCGGCAAGCGCCCGAACCGGCTGGCCATCCAGTGCAAGCGTCAGTCGCGCCCGGTCGGCGCCGCCGCCGTCCAGGAGGTGGTGGCCGGCGCCCCCATGCAGGACTGCGCCAAGACCATGGTGGTCACCAACAACGACTTCACCCCTGCGGCAAGGAAACTCGCGGAGCTGCACGGCTGCGAACTGGTCAGCGGCACAGAGCTGCGCCGGTTGCCCGCGACGATCCGGCGGCTCACGCTGCCCGCGGCCCCGACCGAGATCAGCTGA
- the lat gene encoding L-lysine 6-transaminase has protein sequence MTAVLARHDIAASDVHEVLARSMLTDGLDLVLDLDRSVGSYLVDARTGARYLDMFTFFGSSALGMNHPALANEQFRAELARAAVNKPSNSDIYTVPMARFVDTFVRVLGDPALPHLFFVDGGALAVENALKVAFDWKSRLNEARGIDASLGTKVLHLTGAFHGRSGYTLSLTNTDPVKVARFPKFDWPRIDAPVVRKGADMDAVEGRSLAQARAAFETNPHDIACFIVEPIQGEGGDRHMRPQFFAAMRQLCDEFDALLIFDEVQTGCGLTGTAWAYQQLGVTPDVVAFGKKTQVCGIMAGGRVDEVADNVFAVSSRLNSTWGGNLADMVRARRILEVIETDGLIARAADTGRYLLTRLEELAAEFPGRVLDVRGRGLMCAFSLPSAAQRDALIRGLWDRRVIVLPTGPAGVRFRPALTVSREQIDAAIGAVRDALS, from the coding sequence ATGACCGCTGTTCTAGCGCGGCATGACATCGCCGCGTCCGACGTGCACGAGGTGCTGGCCCGCAGCATGCTGACCGACGGTCTGGATCTGGTGCTCGACCTTGACCGCTCGGTGGGCTCCTATCTGGTCGATGCCCGCACCGGTGCGCGTTACCTCGACATGTTCACGTTCTTCGGGTCGTCCGCGCTCGGCATGAACCATCCGGCGCTGGCCAACGAGCAGTTCCGCGCGGAGCTGGCGCGGGCCGCGGTCAACAAGCCCAGCAACTCCGACATCTACACGGTCCCGATGGCACGGTTCGTCGACACGTTCGTCCGCGTGCTCGGCGACCCCGCGCTGCCGCACTTGTTCTTCGTCGACGGCGGCGCACTGGCGGTCGAGAACGCACTGAAGGTGGCGTTCGACTGGAAGAGCCGGCTCAACGAGGCACGCGGCATCGATGCGAGCCTGGGCACCAAGGTGTTACACCTCACCGGCGCGTTCCACGGCCGCAGCGGCTACACGCTTTCGCTCACCAACACCGACCCGGTCAAGGTCGCCCGATTTCCGAAGTTCGACTGGCCCCGCATCGACGCACCCGTCGTGCGCAAGGGCGCGGACATGGATGCGGTAGAAGGCCGTTCGCTCGCCCAGGCGCGTGCGGCGTTCGAGACCAACCCGCACGACATCGCCTGTTTCATCGTCGAGCCGATCCAGGGCGAGGGCGGTGACCGGCACATGCGCCCCCAGTTCTTCGCGGCGATGCGGCAGCTGTGCGACGAGTTCGACGCGTTGTTGATCTTCGACGAAGTGCAGACCGGATGCGGCTTGACCGGAACGGCCTGGGCCTACCAGCAATTGGGGGTGACGCCGGATGTCGTGGCGTTCGGCAAGAAGACGCAGGTGTGCGGGATCATGGCCGGCGGTCGGGTCGACGAGGTCGCCGACAACGTCTTCGCGGTCAGCTCCCGGCTCAACTCCACCTGGGGCGGCAACCTTGCCGACATGGTGAGGGCGCGGCGCATCCTGGAGGTCATCGAAACCGACGGGTTGATCGCGCGGGCCGCCGACACGGGCCGATACCTGCTCACGCGGCTCGAGGAGCTGGCCGCCGAGTTCCCCGGTCGGGTGCTCGACGTCCGGGGGCGCGGGTTGATGTGCGCGTTCAGCCTGCCGTCGGCGGCACAGCGCGACGCGCTGATCCGCGGACTGTGGGACCGCCGGGTGATCGTGTTGCCGACCGGGCCGGCCGGAGTGCGGTTCCGCCCGGCACTGACCGTTTCGCGTGAGCAGATCGACGCCGCGATCGGCGCTGTGCGCGACGCCCTCAGCTGA
- a CDS encoding Lrp/AsnC family transcriptional regulator → MGELDEHPHETVQLDEIDRILARELVADGRATLAHLAASAGLSVSAVQSRVRRLEARGVITGYQARIDPETIGHQLSAFVAITPLDPSQPDDAPARLEHIPEIEACHSVAGEESYVLLVRVSSARALEDLLQQIRTAANVRTRSTVILQTFYDGRQHVP, encoded by the coding sequence ATGGGTGAACTCGACGAACACCCGCACGAAACGGTGCAGTTGGACGAAATCGATCGCATTCTGGCGCGCGAATTGGTCGCCGACGGCCGCGCGACGCTGGCGCATCTGGCAGCCAGCGCCGGCTTGTCGGTGTCGGCGGTGCAGTCGCGGGTGCGCCGCCTGGAGGCCCGCGGCGTCATCACCGGATACCAGGCCAGGATCGACCCCGAAACCATCGGGCACCAGCTGTCGGCGTTCGTCGCCATCACCCCTCTCGATCCGTCCCAACCCGATGATGCGCCTGCCCGGCTGGAGCACATACCGGAAATCGAGGCCTGCCACTCGGTGGCCGGCGAGGAGAGCTACGTGCTGCTGGTGCGGGTCAGCTCGGCCCGCGCCCTCGAGGACCTGTTGCAACAGATCCGCACCGCGGCCAATGTCCGCACCAGAAGCACCGTCATCCTGCAGACCTTCTACGACGGACGTCAGCACGTCCCGTAA
- the amaB gene encoding L-piperidine-6-carboxylate dehydrogenase, translating to MTDSRTVPLPTAATLSAKVHDALNAMGASVELGEPTAPGLHASTPITGDVLYTIPETTPEEADAAVTQAARAFTTWRTTPAPVRGALVGRLAELLVEHKSDLATLVTVEAGKITSEALGEVQEMIDICQFAVGQSRQLYGKTIASERPGHRLMETWHPLGVVGVITAFNFPVAVWSWNAAIALVCGDTVVWKPSELTPMTAVACQALLERAAADVGAPQGVSRLIVGGREIGERLVDDPRVALLSATGSVRMGRQVGPRVAQRFGKALLELGGNNAAIVTPSADLELAVRAIVFSAAGTAGQRCTTLRRLIVHSSIADELVDRIASAFRQLPVGDPAADGTLVGPLIHETAYRNMFRALEQARSDGGEVLGGERHNFGVGSYYVSPALVRMPAQTELVHTETFAPILYVLTYDELDEAIALNNAVPQGLSSSIFTTDLREAERFLAADGSDCGIANVNIGTSGAEIGGAFGGEKHTGGGRESGSDAWKAYMRRATNTINYSSELPLAQGVHFG from the coding sequence ATGACCGACAGCCGAACCGTCCCGCTGCCCACCGCGGCCACGCTGAGCGCGAAAGTGCACGACGCGCTCAACGCCATGGGAGCATCCGTCGAACTCGGTGAGCCGACCGCACCGGGCCTGCACGCGAGCACCCCGATCACTGGAGACGTGCTCTACACCATCCCGGAGACGACGCCTGAAGAGGCCGACGCCGCCGTTACCCAGGCGGCGCGGGCGTTTACGACATGGCGCACCACGCCCGCCCCGGTGCGGGGCGCGCTGGTGGGTAGGCTCGCCGAACTGCTCGTCGAGCACAAGTCAGACCTGGCGACGCTGGTCACCGTGGAGGCCGGAAAGATCACCTCCGAGGCGCTCGGCGAGGTGCAGGAGATGATCGACATCTGCCAGTTCGCCGTCGGCCAGTCACGGCAGCTGTACGGCAAGACCATCGCTTCGGAGCGGCCGGGTCATCGGCTGATGGAGACCTGGCATCCGCTCGGGGTGGTCGGCGTGATCACGGCGTTCAACTTTCCCGTGGCGGTGTGGTCGTGGAACGCCGCGATCGCGCTGGTGTGCGGTGACACCGTGGTGTGGAAGCCTTCCGAGCTGACGCCGATGACCGCGGTCGCCTGCCAGGCGCTGCTGGAACGGGCGGCCGCCGACGTGGGCGCTCCCCAGGGGGTGAGCCGGCTGATAGTCGGCGGGCGGGAGATCGGCGAGCGGCTGGTCGACGATCCGCGGGTGGCGCTGTTGTCGGCCACCGGTTCGGTGCGGATGGGCCGACAGGTCGGCCCGCGGGTGGCGCAGCGGTTCGGCAAGGCGCTGCTGGAACTCGGCGGAAACAATGCCGCGATCGTGACGCCGTCGGCCGACCTCGAGCTCGCGGTACGCGCGATCGTGTTCTCGGCCGCGGGCACCGCCGGTCAACGGTGCACCACCCTCCGGCGTCTGATCGTGCACTCTTCGATCGCCGACGAGCTCGTCGACCGGATCGCTTCGGCCTTCCGGCAGCTGCCGGTCGGCGACCCGGCCGCCGACGGGACGCTGGTCGGCCCGCTGATCCACGAAACCGCCTACCGCAACATGTTCCGTGCGTTGGAGCAGGCGCGCAGCGACGGGGGCGAAGTCCTCGGCGGCGAGCGCCACAACTTCGGCGTGGGTTCGTACTACGTCTCCCCCGCGCTGGTGCGCATGCCCGCGCAGACGGAGTTGGTGCACACCGAGACGTTCGCCCCGATCCTCTACGTGCTCACCTACGACGAGCTCGACGAGGCGATCGCGTTGAACAACGCCGTACCGCAGGGGCTTTCGTCGTCGATTTTCACCACCGACCTCCGGGAGGCCGAGCGGTTCCTGGCCGCCGACGGTTCGGACTGCGGCATCGCCAACGTCAACATCGGCACCTCCGGCGCCGAGATCGGCGGCGCGTTCGGCGGTGAGAAGCACACGGGCGGCGGCCGGGAGTCCGGCTCGGACGCCTGGAAGGCGTACATGCGCAGGGCCACCAACACGATCAACTACTCGAGCGAACTACCGCTGGCCCAGGGCGTGCACTTCGGCTAG
- a CDS encoding SRPBCC family protein, which translates to MIELHVERTIAAQPERVFDWLADPKSLTAAPLVFGARMAKGSSEPGKGAVRVVTGAGIWFEEEYTAFDPPRSYSYRIVRSVPGFVHEGGTLTFSPADAGTHVDWVTRYTHPVWSGGKAFEPVSSRLLRWSFLAVLDGCAKALETR; encoded by the coding sequence ATGATCGAATTGCACGTCGAACGCACCATCGCGGCTCAGCCCGAGCGCGTATTCGACTGGCTGGCCGACCCGAAGAGCCTGACGGCGGCGCCGCTGGTCTTCGGCGCCAGGATGGCGAAGGGGTCGTCGGAGCCGGGAAAGGGCGCGGTGCGTGTCGTGACCGGTGCGGGCATCTGGTTCGAAGAGGAGTACACGGCGTTCGACCCGCCGCGCAGCTACTCCTACCGCATCGTGCGGTCGGTTCCGGGTTTCGTCCACGAAGGGGGCACGCTGACGTTCAGCCCCGCAGACGCAGGCACCCACGTCGACTGGGTGACCAGGTACACCCACCCGGTCTGGTCGGGCGGAAAGGCCTTCGAACCGGTGAGTTCGCGCCTGCTGCGGTGGAGCTTCCTCGCCGTCCTCGACGGCTGCGCCAAGGCGTTGGAAACGCGCTAG
- a CDS encoding MCE family protein encodes MRLTRHVKTQLSIFTIVAVIASAVMIFGYIKLPAMIGLGRYTVTVQLPEAAGLYETANVTYRGTEVGRVTAVNITETGVDAVLSLRSDVAIPSDLEARVHSTSAIGEQYVALLPRSDHERPLRDGDVIGIEDTSTPPDIGALLDAANRGLRAIPRDDVKTVVDESYAAVGGLGPELSRIVQGSTQLAMDARANLEPMVSLIDQAQPVLDSQADTADAIKAWAANAADLTRQLKTHDSAVAGLIEHGAAAADQARQLMERLNPTVPVLMNNLLGIGELALTYHPGIEQLLVLLPMGVAVMQAGTVANQNTPNPGLVLSFNLNLNLPPPCTTGYLPAQQQRIPTLTDTPDRPVDDLYCRIPQNSWNAVRGARNLPCMMKPGKRAPTAKMCRSGEEYVPLNDGFNWKGDPNATLSGQDIPQAPPEVPPVATAFYDPTTGSYRAPDGNVYTQQDLAPANGERTWQSMLVPPN; translated from the coding sequence ATGCGGCTGACGAGGCACGTGAAGACGCAGCTGTCGATCTTCACCATCGTCGCGGTGATCGCGAGCGCGGTGATGATCTTCGGCTACATCAAGCTGCCCGCCATGATCGGGCTGGGCCGCTACACCGTCACGGTGCAACTGCCGGAGGCGGCCGGGCTCTACGAGACCGCGAACGTCACCTACCGCGGCACCGAGGTCGGCCGGGTCACCGCGGTGAACATCACCGAAACCGGGGTGGACGCGGTGCTTTCGCTGCGCTCGGATGTTGCGATCCCGTCCGACCTGGAAGCGAGGGTGCACAGCACGTCGGCGATCGGCGAACAGTACGTCGCGCTGCTGCCGCGCAGCGACCACGAACGCCCGCTGCGCGACGGCGACGTCATCGGGATCGAAGACACGTCGACCCCGCCCGACATCGGCGCGCTGCTCGATGCGGCCAACCGCGGACTGCGGGCCATCCCGCGCGACGACGTCAAGACCGTGGTCGACGAAAGCTACGCCGCCGTCGGCGGATTGGGGCCCGAACTCTCCCGGATCGTGCAGGGGTCCACCCAGCTGGCCATGGACGCCCGCGCGAACCTGGAACCGATGGTGTCGCTGATCGACCAGGCGCAACCCGTGCTGGACTCGCAGGCCGACACCGCCGACGCCATCAAGGCGTGGGCGGCCAATGCCGCCGACCTCACCCGGCAGCTCAAGACCCACGACAGCGCCGTCGCCGGCCTGATCGAACACGGCGCTGCGGCCGCCGACCAGGCCCGCCAACTGATGGAACGGCTGAACCCGACCGTGCCCGTGCTGATGAACAACCTGCTGGGCATCGGCGAACTCGCCCTCACCTACCATCCGGGCATCGAACAGCTGCTGGTGCTGCTGCCCATGGGCGTCGCGGTCATGCAGGCCGGCACCGTCGCCAACCAGAACACCCCGAACCCCGGACTGGTCCTGTCGTTCAACCTGAACCTCAACCTGCCCCCGCCCTGCACCACGGGATACCTACCCGCGCAGCAACAGCGGATCCCGACGCTGACCGACACCCCGGATCGGCCGGTCGACGATCTCTACTGCCGGATACCTCAGAATTCGTGGAATGCCGTGCGCGGCGCCAGGAATCTACCCTGCATGATGAAGCCGGGGAAGCGCGCGCCCACCGCGAAGATGTGTCGGAGCGGCGAGGAGTATGTGCCGCTCAACGACGGGTTCAACTGGAAGGGCGATCCGAACGCGACCCTGTCCGGGCAGGACATCCCGCAGGCGCCGCCGGAGGTGCCGCCGGTCGCGACCGCGTTCTACGACCCCACCACCGGCAGCTACCGGGCGCCGGACGGCAACGTCTACACACAGCAGGACCTGGCCCCGGCCAACGGGGAACGCACGTGGCAGAGCATGCTGGTGCCGCCGAACTGA
- a CDS encoding virulence factor Mce family protein, translating to MAAMVLSGCEWHGLNSLSLPGTEGGGPGSFVVQAQLPDVGYIQQNSRVRVGDANVGTITKIERQGWHALVTMTLNPDVDLPANATAKVGQTSLLGSLHIELAPPVGVPPEGKLGNGSLIPLRNAGAYPGTDQTLAALSLLLNGGGIGQVQDITAAFATAFHQREADLRGLIEQIDQFTARLNTQTGDIISATESFNGLVSQVADQKPVLDKAIHSIPDALEVLADRRDQLADAVTALGRFSALATDTVNQSKDNLVKELEAVAPVLQSLADAGPDLTRSLDFLGTFPWPKGPLANWIRGDYANITAIVDLTLSRIDNNLFTGTRWEGDLTELEMQWGRTIGQLPSPYTAANPLVVPYRLDQGP from the coding sequence ATGGCCGCGATGGTGCTCAGCGGTTGTGAGTGGCACGGTCTGAACTCGCTGTCACTGCCCGGCACCGAGGGCGGTGGCCCGGGCTCCTTCGTCGTGCAGGCGCAGCTGCCCGACGTCGGCTACATCCAGCAGAACTCGCGCGTGCGGGTGGGCGACGCCAACGTCGGTACGATCACCAAGATCGAGCGCCAGGGTTGGCACGCGCTGGTGACGATGACCCTCAATCCGGATGTCGACTTGCCCGCCAACGCCACGGCCAAGGTCGGGCAGACGAGCCTGCTGGGTTCGCTGCACATCGAACTGGCTCCTCCGGTCGGGGTTCCGCCGGAGGGCAAGCTGGGCAACGGATCTTTGATCCCGCTGCGGAATGCGGGCGCCTACCCGGGCACCGACCAGACCCTGGCGGCGCTGTCGCTCCTGCTCAACGGCGGCGGAATCGGCCAGGTGCAGGACATCACCGCGGCCTTCGCGACCGCTTTTCACCAGCGCGAAGCCGACCTGCGCGGGCTGATCGAACAGATCGACCAGTTCACCGCCCGGCTCAACACCCAGACCGGTGACATCATCTCCGCCACCGAGAGCTTCAACGGGCTGGTGAGCCAAGTCGCCGACCAGAAGCCGGTGTTGGACAAGGCGATCCACAGCATCCCCGACGCGCTGGAGGTGCTCGCCGACCGCCGGGATCAACTCGCCGACGCGGTCACCGCGCTCGGACGCTTCAGCGCGCTGGCCACCGACACCGTCAACCAGAGCAAGGACAATCTGGTCAAGGAACTCGAAGCGGTGGCACCGGTGCTGCAGTCGCTGGCCGACGCAGGCCCCGACCTGACCCGCTCGCTGGACTTCCTGGGCACCTTCCCGTGGCCGAAAGGGCCGCTGGCCAACTGGATTCGCGGCGACTACGCGAACATCACCGCGATCGTCGACCTGACGCTCAGCCGCATCGACAACAACCTGTTCACCGGCACGCGGTGGGAGGGCGATCTGACCGAGCTGGAGATGCAGTGGGGCCGCACGATCGGCCAACTACCGAGCCCCTACACGGCGGCGAATCCGCTGGTCGTTCCCTACCGTCTCGACCAGGGGCCGTGA